Proteins from one Deltaproteobacteria bacterium genomic window:
- the cas12b gene encoding type V CRISPR-associated protein Cas12b, giving the protein MNRIYQGRVTRVEISDGNGGWKSFDNDPKTAKKKWQDALWRHHELFQDAVNYYTLGLAAMAGGLRPDSQESKAVLVWREQVRESWLLARRKAVEFSGPHANLAKWLDINKKEDDSGKAFDACARALLKDSPASKGALAKVLLQILEEVDKSDLNQFCVSRLPFLCSPYGKLDATPKNVVQQQETRMLEMVKKIHEASARNLADVTKEFDLGCFVTQMPKEKFTGKEARAEAQRLFESACKKVKELKEVKSGFYEHLERLGDKLELPRLGRKPKGAYPLALVFKLYPVPETWESFKSSTGGLLKRANKIENAPVSDADDFIAEARTEKDLPVFDYFTNRVFLREPDNDKRAVWFEFDLAAFIEAIKAPHRYFQDTLKREKAAESLRKEKLAMEGRGVESEDEGEEDDEGAAAVGFEGDRRINLLRELVTDSLGYVAETENPDDDTKRIEYTIQERTLRGFDEIREKWRRLAEKNQATQEKLLEVLAEHQTRHRDDFGSATLYRALVQPEFHPVWRDPGTEKWHATDPLKAWRAYKELCFELEDKERPIRFTPAHPEYSPRYFIFPKKSEKQSKIKNQRLPKPGLLSRHEPGQLSFTGGIVLGTSRGLAPTVARVHYAAPRLCRDNIRSKGDNNLYATPWLQPMMAALGLDKAPERVNFANCRVTLQPQSLDNIQLTFPVEVTADKLIGGIGKAELWNRQFNLHPEGDEFYNASLRWPHEKQPSKPPQPWHEKVEAFRCLSVDLGQREAGAFAIFAARCDDDFGLNKNGKPVPARFIGKPGDRKWHAALERSGLFRLPGEDARLWRAKTELDSVNPKDSGRPFDFRDELHGSRGRKARDWEADETAELMRFLEAPEEDKGLSLLPDDWREALTFPEQNDKLLVAMRRYQSRIARLHRWCWFLKSAEKQQDTAHREILECDDLRLVSPELKKLVSKTDPRASKMLETQLCKRLDIAQQILVRIANRALPLRGRSWKWESHPRATAENPLHHLTQNGPGLDREDRPVWIRGQRGLSMKRIEQIEELRKRLQSLNQTMRRKIGEKPPIRRDESVPDPCPDLLEKLDNIKEQRVNQTAHMLLAEALGLRLAPPPANKKSLLNEKDLHGVYEKIINKRGEWVGPVDFIVIEDLSRYRASQGRAPRENSRLMKWCHRAVRDKLKELCEVFGLPVLETPAAYSSRFCARSGVPGFRATEVTAGFTKEGQWAWLAGKKDEQGRPMEEAKRLLDLDRKLTEAQTALERKWTSEKRPGRCPKHTLLVPLPGGPTFVPVAERVEGVEMQPAIQQADKNAAASLGLRAIADPRLWSIHPRLRTKKNSGDKKAKVRKSKPGQTAEAQSEVRWSTREKRKFGEAGRDLLIHRPGEAKPVDNGRPNFFADYAGLKRLTKKYPGLEKEWTTAEVSGEMGAPTLVHGKSFWGMVKAVQWDRIDSINEARLATWRSKRKS; this is encoded by the coding sequence ATGAATCGCATCTATCAGGGCAGGGTCACGAGAGTCGAAATATCGGATGGTAACGGCGGTTGGAAATCATTTGATAACGATCCGAAGACGGCAAAGAAAAAATGGCAGGATGCGCTCTGGCGGCACCACGAGCTGTTCCAGGACGCGGTAAATTATTATACTCTCGGGCTCGCGGCCATGGCCGGAGGATTGCGCCCCGATTCGCAGGAGAGCAAAGCCGTCCTGGTATGGCGCGAACAGGTGCGCGAGTCATGGTTGCTGGCAAGGCGAAAGGCGGTCGAGTTCAGCGGACCGCACGCCAATTTGGCGAAATGGCTCGACATTAATAAAAAGGAAGATGATTCTGGCAAAGCCTTTGATGCGTGCGCAAGGGCCTTGCTCAAGGATTCTCCAGCCTCTAAAGGCGCTCTTGCAAAAGTTTTGCTGCAAATACTGGAGGAAGTGGATAAATCAGATTTGAATCAATTCTGCGTATCTCGTCTGCCCTTCCTTTGTTCGCCGTACGGCAAACTCGACGCCACGCCAAAAAACGTCGTTCAACAACAAGAAACCCGGATGCTGGAAATGGTTAAAAAGATTCACGAAGCATCCGCAAGAAACCTCGCTGACGTCACTAAAGAATTTGACCTTGGTTGTTTCGTAACACAGATGCCAAAGGAAAAATTTACGGGTAAGGAAGCGCGTGCGGAAGCGCAGCGATTGTTTGAATCAGCCTGTAAGAAAGTTAAAGAACTGAAAGAAGTCAAAAGCGGTTTTTATGAACACCTCGAACGACTCGGAGATAAATTGGAACTTCCACGGCTTGGGCGCAAACCCAAGGGCGCTTATCCGTTGGCCCTGGTATTCAAACTTTACCCCGTGCCGGAGACTTGGGAATCATTCAAGAGCTCAACCGGTGGATTATTGAAGAGGGCGAATAAAATTGAAAATGCGCCTGTTAGTGACGCCGATGATTTTATAGCCGAAGCCCGGACAGAAAAGGACCTTCCGGTTTTTGATTATTTTACCAACCGCGTTTTCCTCCGTGAACCGGACAATGATAAGCGTGCCGTCTGGTTCGAGTTCGACCTTGCGGCGTTCATTGAGGCTATTAAGGCTCCTCACCGTTACTTCCAGGATACCCTCAAACGCGAAAAGGCTGCGGAGTCTTTGCGGAAGGAAAAGCTGGCGATGGAAGGAAGGGGCGTGGAATCGGAAGATGAAGGTGAAGAAGACGATGAAGGCGCCGCCGCAGTCGGGTTCGAGGGCGATCGGCGCATCAATTTGTTGCGGGAGCTGGTTACGGACAGCCTCGGATACGTAGCCGAAACCGAGAACCCTGACGATGACACCAAGCGCATTGAATACACAATCCAGGAGCGCACTCTGCGTGGCTTCGATGAAATCAGGGAAAAATGGCGCAGGCTTGCCGAGAAAAACCAGGCCACTCAGGAAAAACTTTTAGAAGTCCTGGCCGAGCACCAGACCAGACACAGAGATGACTTCGGCAGCGCAACACTCTACCGCGCGTTGGTGCAACCCGAATTTCACCCAGTATGGCGGGATCCCGGCACAGAGAAGTGGCACGCCACCGACCCGCTGAAGGCATGGCGGGCTTACAAGGAACTGTGTTTTGAATTGGAGGATAAGGAACGACCGATACGATTCACACCCGCCCATCCGGAATACTCGCCAAGATACTTCATTTTCCCAAAGAAGAGCGAAAAACAGTCAAAGATTAAGAATCAACGACTTCCCAAGCCGGGCCTCCTCTCTCGCCACGAACCGGGCCAGTTAAGTTTCACTGGAGGTATCGTTCTCGGTACATCAAGGGGGCTTGCGCCAACCGTCGCGCGAGTCCATTACGCCGCCCCTCGCCTCTGCCGTGATAATATCCGTTCCAAGGGTGATAATAATCTCTATGCAACTCCGTGGCTTCAGCCGATGATGGCGGCGCTTGGCCTCGATAAAGCGCCTGAGCGGGTTAACTTCGCCAATTGCCGCGTTACGCTTCAACCGCAGTCTCTTGACAATATTCAACTGACCTTTCCAGTTGAAGTGACCGCAGACAAGCTCATTGGAGGTATCGGCAAAGCCGAGCTGTGGAACCGTCAATTCAATTTGCATCCGGAGGGGGATGAATTCTATAACGCTTCGCTACGGTGGCCGCATGAAAAGCAGCCATCCAAGCCGCCACAGCCATGGCATGAGAAAGTGGAAGCCTTCCGTTGCCTCTCCGTCGACCTCGGCCAGCGCGAAGCGGGCGCTTTTGCCATATTCGCGGCTCGGTGTGATGACGACTTCGGGCTCAACAAGAATGGGAAACCGGTGCCTGCTCGCTTTATCGGAAAGCCAGGCGACAGGAAATGGCACGCCGCGCTGGAGCGGTCGGGTCTGTTTAGGCTTCCGGGCGAGGATGCCCGGCTCTGGCGCGCAAAGACTGAACTCGACTCGGTAAACCCTAAGGATTCCGGCCGACCGTTTGACTTCCGCGATGAGCTTCACGGCAGCCGCGGGCGCAAGGCGCGAGACTGGGAGGCCGATGAAACCGCCGAATTGATGCGTTTTCTTGAAGCTCCAGAGGAGGACAAAGGACTCTCTCTCCTACCGGATGATTGGAGGGAGGCGCTTACTTTCCCAGAGCAGAATGACAAGCTTTTGGTGGCCATGCGCCGCTATCAGTCGCGCATAGCCCGCTTGCATCGCTGGTGCTGGTTTTTAAAAAGCGCAGAAAAACAGCAAGACACGGCTCACCGAGAGATCCTTGAGTGCGACGATTTGCGTCTGGTATCGCCGGAATTGAAGAAGCTCGTAAGCAAAACTGACCCGCGTGCCTCGAAAATGCTGGAAACCCAATTGTGCAAGCGGCTGGATATCGCACAGCAAATTCTCGTCCGAATCGCCAACCGGGCCCTGCCTCTGCGCGGACGGTCGTGGAAATGGGAAAGTCATCCTCGGGCGACCGCAGAAAATCCGTTGCACCACCTGACCCAGAATGGGCCGGGCCTCGATCGCGAAGACAGGCCGGTATGGATTAGGGGGCAGCGGGGGCTTTCCATGAAGCGAATCGAGCAGATAGAGGAGCTTCGGAAGCGCCTCCAGTCGTTGAACCAGACTATGCGGCGAAAGATAGGAGAGAAACCGCCAATTAGGCGCGATGAATCGGTGCCTGACCCCTGCCCGGACCTGCTTGAAAAGCTCGACAATATCAAGGAACAGCGCGTCAACCAAACAGCCCATATGCTCCTTGCTGAGGCCCTTGGCCTCAGGCTCGCACCGCCTCCTGCAAACAAAAAGAGCCTGTTAAATGAGAAAGACCTGCACGGCGTCTATGAGAAAATAATAAACAAAAGAGGCGAGTGGGTCGGCCCGGTTGATTTCATAGTAATCGAAGACCTGTCGCGCTATCGCGCGAGCCAGGGACGCGCGCCACGCGAGAACAGCCGCCTTATGAAATGGTGCCACCGGGCGGTGCGTGACAAACTCAAGGAACTATGCGAGGTGTTCGGACTGCCCGTCCTCGAAACGCCTGCCGCCTACTCGTCACGTTTCTGCGCCCGTAGCGGCGTCCCCGGATTCAGGGCGACCGAAGTAACAGCAGGCTTCACAAAGGAAGGGCAATGGGCGTGGCTGGCAGGGAAAAAAGACGAGCAAGGCAGACCGATGGAGGAGGCGAAGAGGCTTCTGGACCTCGACCGGAAACTCACGGAAGCGCAAACAGCCCTTGAGCGCAAGTGGACAAGCGAGAAACGCCCTGGACGGTGCCCAAAACACACTCTTCTTGTGCCGCTGCCCGGCGGGCCGACCTTCGTGCCGGTGGCGGAAAGAGTTGAAGGTGTTGAGATGCAACCTGCCATTCAACAGGCAGATAAAAACGCGGCCGCCAGCCTTGGTTTACGCGCCATCGCCGACCCGAGGTTGTGGTCCATTCATCCTCGACTTCGAACAAAGAAAAATAGCGGCGACAAGAAGGCGAAGGTTAGAAAAAGCAAGCCCGGGCAAACGGCTGAAGCTCAGTCCGAAGTTAGGTGGTCGACCCGTGAAAAGCGTAAATTCGGCGAGGCAGGCAGGGACCTTCTCATCCATCGTCCTGGTGAGGCTAAGCCGGTGGATAATGGACGACCGAATTTTTTTGCGGATTATGCGGGACTGAAAAGGCTCACGAAAAAATATCCTGGGCTGGAGAAGGAATGGACAACAGCGGAAGTTTCTGGCGAAATGGGCGCGCCAACGCTTGTCCACGGGAAGTCTTTCTGGGGCATGGTGAAGGCCGTTCAATGGGACAGAATAGACTCGATAAATGAGGCGCGTCTTGCAACATGGCGCAGCAAGAGGAAGTCGTAA
- a CDS encoding restriction endonuclease subunit S — protein sequence MSKPWPMVPLGEVVCKSDEWTDLKADETYKEVTVKLWGKGVVQRREVVGAEIAATRRMLVRTNQVILSRIDARNGAAGIIPGELDGAVVSNDFPVFNLNKDRVEPKYFGWLVKTHDFVELCKAASEGTTNRVRLQEERFLSAPIPLPPRSEQKRIVERLEELAAKVEEAHALKRAIEDKSKQILLAAFYKLIEGIELFPMSDIAPITRRPIEVKTDGIYPELGIRSFGKGTFHKPALNGFEVGTKRLYGIEPDDLVFSNVFAWEGAVAVAKQADAGRVGSHRFIACVPQKGAATSKFLCFYFLTKEGLSKLGDVSPGGAGRNRTLGLESLGKIKVPVPPLKKQVWFDSLQAKVDSLKHLQAETSVELDAMLPSVLDKAFKGELL from the coding sequence ATGAGCAAGCCCTGGCCGATGGTGCCACTTGGAGAGGTTGTCTGTAAGTCCGATGAATGGACTGACCTTAAAGCTGATGAAACCTATAAAGAGGTAACTGTAAAACTTTGGGGAAAAGGAGTTGTCCAGCGCAGAGAAGTTGTTGGTGCGGAAATTGCCGCTACAAGACGCATGCTCGTTAGGACAAATCAGGTAATCCTGTCAAGAATTGATGCCCGCAATGGAGCAGCAGGTATTATTCCAGGCGAACTGGATGGTGCTGTTGTCAGCAATGATTTTCCTGTTTTCAATCTAAACAAAGATAGGGTTGAGCCTAAATATTTTGGTTGGTTGGTTAAGACTCATGATTTCGTAGAACTCTGCAAAGCAGCTAGCGAGGGAACGACTAACCGCGTTCGCTTGCAAGAAGAACGATTCCTTTCGGCTCCAATCCCTCTTCCCCCGCGATCCGAGCAAAAGCGGATAGTGGAGAGACTTGAGGAACTGGCTGCAAAGGTCGAGGAAGCGCATGCCTTAAAACGGGCCATAGAAGACAAGTCTAAGCAAATATTGTTAGCTGCCTTTTATAAACTGATTGAAGGAATAGAGTTATTTCCCATGAGCGATATTGCCCCAATTACGAGGCGCCCTATTGAGGTAAAAACCGATGGAATTTATCCAGAATTAGGAATCAGATCCTTTGGCAAGGGAACGTTTCATAAACCAGCCTTAAATGGCTTCGAAGTCGGCACAAAGCGTCTTTACGGCATAGAGCCAGATGATCTTGTTTTCAGCAACGTGTTTGCATGGGAAGGTGCAGTCGCCGTTGCAAAACAAGCTGACGCGGGGCGTGTAGGTTCACACAGATTTATTGCATGTGTTCCCCAGAAAGGTGCTGCGACTTCAAAATTTCTTTGTTTTTATTTTCTTACAAAGGAAGGACTTTCAAAACTCGGAGATGTTTCCCCAGGAGGGGCCGGGCGAAATAGAACTCTTGGACTCGAATCGCTTGGGAAAATAAAGGTACCGGTTCCTCCATTAAAAAAACAGGTTTGGTTTGACAGCCTCCAGGCAAAGGTGGATTCTCTTAAACACCTCCAGGCCGAAACCTCGGTTGAGCTCGACGCCATGCTGCCGTCTGTTCTTGATAAGGCATTCAAGGGGGAACTACTTTGA
- a CDS encoding PDDEXK nuclease domain-containing protein, translated as MAKKTLTGKSHRLAGYDKVLGGVAELLESARRASARATNAVMTATYWEIGRRIVEYEQSGEKRAEYGTALLKRMSFDLTARFGRGFSERNLEQMRLFYLGWQISQTASAKLQKGQTVSDLSLIVEENQPVEIILQTPSGKSLSDSTQAILQTASAQFSLSQIAARFPLPWSHYVRLLSLKSVEARVFYEKEALRGGWTVRQLERQIESQFYERTMLSKNKAAMLRKGGRQLPEDLLTPEEEIKDPFMLEFLGLKDEYSENDLEEALVRQVEHFLLELGGDFAFIGRQRRLRVGDEWYRVDLLFFHRRLRCLVIIDLKLGKFTHADAGQMHLYLNYAREHWSHPDENPPVGLILCAQKDHAVARYALEGLPNKVLAAEYRTALPDEKMLEAEVDKTRKIIEKRAVLKTGRRGRR; from the coding sequence ATGGCCAAAAAAACTCTTACAGGAAAAAGCCACCGACTGGCTGGCTACGATAAAGTCCTTGGCGGCGTTGCCGAGCTTCTTGAGTCGGCCCGCCGCGCCTCTGCCAGGGCTACAAACGCCGTCATGACCGCGACCTATTGGGAGATAGGCCGGAGGATCGTTGAGTATGAGCAGAGCGGCGAGAAACGGGCGGAATATGGCACTGCCCTCCTCAAACGTATGTCTTTCGACCTGACGGCAAGGTTTGGCAGGGGTTTTTCGGAAAGAAACCTCGAACAGATGAGGCTTTTTTATCTCGGCTGGCAGATTTCGCAGACAGCGTCTGCGAAATTGCAGAAAGGTCAGACGGTGTCTGACCTTTCTTTAATTGTCGAAGAAAATCAGCCCGTTGAGATAATTTTGCAGACACCGTCTGGAAAATCTCTATCTGATTCTACACAAGCGATTTTGCAGACAGCGTCTGCACAATTCAGCCTTTCTCAGATTGCCGCTCGCTTTCCACTTCCATGGTCTCACTATGTCAGGCTTCTTTCCCTTAAAAGTGTTGAGGCCAGAGTCTTTTATGAAAAGGAGGCCCTGCGCGGCGGCTGGACCGTGCGCCAGCTTGAAAGGCAGATAGAGAGCCAGTTCTACGAGCGCACTATGCTGTCGAAAAACAAGGCCGCCATGCTCAGGAAGGGCGGCAGGCAACTCCCCGAAGACCTTTTAACACCAGAGGAGGAGATAAAGGATCCGTTCATGCTTGAGTTCCTTGGGCTTAAGGACGAGTACTCGGAGAACGACCTTGAGGAAGCGCTCGTCCGTCAGGTGGAACACTTCCTCCTTGAGCTTGGCGGCGATTTTGCTTTCATAGGCCGCCAGCGCCGCCTCCGTGTAGGCGACGAATGGTACCGTGTTGACCTCCTTTTCTTCCACCGTCGCCTGAGATGCCTTGTGATAATAGACCTGAAACTCGGCAAATTCACCCACGCTGACGCCGGGCAGATGCACCTTTACCTCAATTATGCCCGTGAGCATTGGAGCCATCCCGATGAAAACCCACCAGTAGGGCTCATCCTCTGCGCCCAGAAGGACCACGCGGTTGCCCGCTACGCACTCGAGGGCCTCCCGAATAAGGTCCTGGCCGCCGAATACCGCACAGCCCTCCCTGACGAGAAAATGCTGGAGGCGGAAGTTGACAAGACAAGGAAGATAATCGAGAAGCGGGCTGTATTGAAGACCGGCAGGAGGGGCAGGAGATGA
- a CDS encoding type I restriction-modification system subunit M, whose protein sequence is MRTHKKSKQPLTTAQQLASLIKSARDIMRKDKGLNGDLDRLPMLTWIMFLKFLDDLERIREEEAVISGKRFRPAIDPPYRWRDWAAKEDGITGDELIAFVNNDEAMRPDGKRGPGLFAYLRNLQGSNGGDRRDVVATVFRGTINRMINGYLLRDVVNKVNGIHFTSSEEIHTLGHLYESMLKEMRDAAGDSGEFYTPRAVVRLMVEVIDPRLGETVLDPACGTGGFLVEAFTHIQKQCKTVKDRKGLQAESIRGCEAKHLPYLLAQMNLLLHGLESPQIDPGNALRFPLKEIGDKERVDVIITNPPFGGEEEKGILSNFPEDKKTAETALLFLQLIMRKLKRPGKGSEQGGRAGVVVPNGTLFGDGVCARIKEELLKDFNLHTIVRLPNGVFAPYTPIPTNLLFFDRSGPTKEVWYYEHPLPEGRKNYTKTQPIQFDEFKPLLSWWKNRKKNGQAWKVPVKSIVDNGFNLDIKNPNGKEDFEHMPPERLVEDIVKKEERILEIMAEIRQVLNKGI, encoded by the coding sequence ATGAGAACACATAAAAAGAGCAAACAACCTCTGACAACAGCCCAACAGTTGGCGAGCCTCATAAAGTCCGCCCGTGACATAATGAGGAAGGACAAGGGCCTGAACGGCGACCTCGACCGCCTTCCCATGCTCACATGGATCATGTTCCTCAAGTTCCTCGACGACCTTGAGAGGATAAGGGAAGAGGAGGCCGTCATCTCGGGCAAGAGGTTTAGACCTGCCATAGACCCTCCTTACCGTTGGCGCGACTGGGCCGCGAAGGAGGACGGCATCACAGGCGATGAGCTTATTGCCTTCGTGAACAACGACGAGGCGATGCGACCTGACGGAAAGCGAGGGCCAGGGCTATTCGCATACCTCAGGAATCTCCAGGGCTCAAACGGAGGGGACAGGCGCGATGTGGTCGCTACGGTTTTCAGAGGCACGATAAACCGCATGATAAACGGTTATCTCCTGCGGGACGTGGTAAACAAGGTCAACGGCATACACTTCACTTCGTCCGAGGAGATACATACCCTCGGCCACCTCTATGAATCGATGCTCAAGGAAATGCGGGATGCCGCCGGGGACTCAGGCGAGTTCTATACCCCGCGGGCCGTCGTCCGCCTCATGGTTGAGGTCATAGATCCCCGCCTCGGCGAAACGGTCCTTGACCCGGCCTGCGGCACTGGCGGCTTTCTCGTGGAGGCATTCACTCACATCCAAAAACAGTGCAAGACCGTAAAGGACCGCAAGGGCTTGCAAGCTGAGAGCATCAGAGGATGCGAGGCAAAGCACCTGCCTTACCTGCTTGCCCAGATGAACCTCCTTCTCCACGGCCTGGAATCTCCGCAGATAGACCCGGGCAACGCCCTGCGTTTCCCTCTCAAGGAGATAGGTGACAAGGAGCGCGTTGACGTCATCATCACAAACCCGCCGTTCGGAGGCGAGGAGGAAAAGGGCATCCTTTCGAACTTCCCTGAGGATAAAAAAACGGCAGAGACCGCCCTGCTTTTCCTCCAGCTCATCATGCGGAAGCTCAAGCGCCCCGGAAAGGGAAGCGAGCAAGGCGGAAGGGCTGGCGTTGTCGTCCCTAACGGCACCCTCTTTGGCGACGGCGTCTGCGCAAGGATAAAGGAGGAGCTCCTCAAGGACTTCAACCTCCATACAATAGTCCGTCTTCCAAACGGGGTATTCGCGCCATACACACCTATACCCACAAACCTCCTTTTCTTCGACCGTTCCGGCCCGACAAAAGAGGTCTGGTATTATGAGCACCCTCTGCCGGAAGGGAGGAAAAACTACACCAAGACACAGCCGATTCAGTTCGACGAGTTCAAGCCCCTTCTTTCGTGGTGGAAGAACCGCAAGAAGAACGGCCAGGCATGGAAGGTGCCGGTCAAGAGCATAGTTGATAACGGCTTCAACCTCGACATCAAGAACCCTAACGGCAAAGAGGACTTCGAGCATATGCCGCCGGAGAGGCTGGTTGAAGATATCGTAAAGAAGGAAGAGCGCATCCTGGAGATAATGGCAGAGATAAGACAGGTGCTGAATAAGGGAATTTAG
- a CDS encoding DEAD/DEAH box helicase family protein, with product MPNEADTCRKFVVPRLTEAGWDNDPHSFTEQRTFTDGRIVVAGSRVKRRKQKRADYLLRYTRDFPIAVVEAKADYKSSGDGLQQAKDYAEILGLKFAYSTNGHGILEFDYLTGKERHIEAFPGPEELWSRLRTGQGLTDDSIANRLLTPYCNVNGKNPRYYQEIAINKTVQAILQGKPRVLLTMATGTGKTVVAFQICWKLWSARWNRTGEYRRPKILYLADRNILVDDPKDKTFAPFGDARWKIENGEVNKSREMYFAIYQAIARDERRPGLYREYSRDFFDVIIVDECHRGSASDESNWREILEYFSPAYQLGMTATPLCDDNRDTYAYFGNPIYQYSLKQGIEDGFLAPYRVHRVITTYDAAGWRPSQGELDRYGREIPDGEYYTKDFERVVALRARTEAMARHLTEFLRKTDRFAKTIVFCVNQEHADEMRRALNNRNSDLTQQFPDYVCRVTADEGDIGRGYLGKFQELETTTPVILTTSQLLTTGVDAPTCKNVVLARVINSMTEFKQIIGRGTRVRDDYGKLYFSIIDYTGSATRLFADPAFDGEPALVSEQVVDDAGQVTEEKVTEPEKVEDEDVIVDVFEPPMITEPPTGEPKRYYVDGGFVEVAAHLVYELDPDGKQLRVVKFTDYAAEKVRILYPNAAEMQSLWADPIQRSEIISKLEEKGIDFDELAVSANQPAADPFDLLCHIAFNAPLRTRRERADRLRKDKKDFFDQYGPEAKAILNELLEKYAEHGTAQFVIPDVLKIPPISDHGNVMEIAGLFGGPERLRDAVNQLQTLLYQD from the coding sequence ATGCCTAACGAAGCCGACACCTGCCGAAAATTCGTCGTTCCGAGGCTCACTGAAGCCGGTTGGGATAATGACCCTCACTCCTTCACCGAGCAGAGGACCTTTACGGACGGCCGTATCGTTGTCGCTGGGAGCAGGGTCAAACGGCGTAAGCAAAAGCGGGCGGACTATCTACTTCGTTATACCCGTGATTTCCCGATTGCGGTTGTTGAGGCCAAAGCGGATTACAAATCTTCCGGAGACGGCCTCCAGCAGGCCAAAGACTATGCCGAGATACTCGGCCTTAAATTTGCTTATTCTACAAACGGACATGGCATTTTAGAATTTGATTATCTCACCGGCAAGGAACGGCACATAGAGGCATTCCCTGGCCCTGAAGAACTCTGGAGTCGTCTGCGCACCGGACAGGGGCTCACAGACGATTCAATAGCCAATCGCCTGCTTACCCCTTACTGCAATGTTAATGGCAAGAATCCACGCTATTACCAAGAGATAGCCATAAACAAGACCGTCCAGGCGATCCTGCAAGGCAAGCCGCGGGTCCTTTTGACCATGGCCACCGGCACAGGCAAGACCGTCGTTGCCTTTCAGATATGCTGGAAGCTCTGGAGCGCGCGCTGGAACCGCACTGGAGAGTACCGCCGCCCCAAAATTCTTTACCTCGCTGACCGTAACATCCTGGTCGATGACCCGAAGGACAAGACATTCGCCCCCTTTGGTGATGCCCGCTGGAAGATAGAAAATGGCGAGGTAAATAAGTCGCGGGAGATGTACTTTGCCATATATCAGGCGATTGCGAGAGACGAGAGGAGGCCGGGCCTTTACAGGGAATATTCGCGCGACTTCTTTGACGTGATTATCGTGGACGAGTGCCACCGCGGGAGCGCAAGCGATGAGAGCAACTGGAGGGAGATACTGGAATACTTCTCTCCTGCATATCAGCTTGGCATGACCGCCACGCCTCTTTGCGATGATAACAGAGACACCTACGCCTACTTCGGTAACCCGATCTACCAATACAGCCTTAAGCAGGGGATAGAAGACGGCTTCCTTGCCCCTTATCGCGTCCATCGGGTAATAACAACTTACGATGCAGCTGGCTGGAGGCCCAGCCAGGGCGAGCTCGACAGGTACGGCCGTGAGATACCTGACGGTGAATACTATACAAAGGACTTTGAGCGGGTTGTTGCGTTACGCGCCCGCACTGAGGCCATGGCACGGCACCTGACGGAGTTTTTGAGAAAGACGGACCGCTTTGCCAAGACCATAGTCTTTTGCGTCAACCAGGAACATGCGGACGAGATGCGCCGGGCTCTTAATAACCGGAACTCCGACCTTACCCAACAATTCCCTGATTATGTATGCAGGGTGACAGCTGACGAGGGAGATATCGGAAGGGGTTACCTTGGAAAATTCCAGGAGCTTGAGACGACCACTCCGGTGATATTGACAACCTCCCAGCTCCTTACCACAGGCGTTGACGCGCCTACCTGCAAGAACGTTGTCCTTGCCCGGGTAATAAACTCAATGACTGAATTCAAACAGATAATCGGCAGGGGCACCCGCGTAAGGGACGATTATGGGAAGCTTTACTTCAGTATTATCGATTATACCGGGAGCGCCACGCGGCTATTTGCCGACCCGGCTTTTGACGGAGAGCCCGCGCTTGTAAGCGAGCAGGTGGTTGACGATGCCGGACAGGTTACAGAGGAAAAAGTAACTGAGCCGGAAAAAGTCGAGGACGAAGATGTGATAGTGGATGTCTTTGAGCCTCCTATGATCACCGAACCTCCCACAGGCGAGCCGAAAAGGTATTATGTCGACGGCGGTTTTGTGGAGGTCGCCGCGCACCTCGTCTACGAGCTTGACCCTGATGGCAAACAGCTCCGGGTAGTTAAGTTTACTGACTATGCCGCAGAAAAGGTCCGTATCCTTTATCCGAATGCCGCCGAGATGCAATCATTGTGGGCGGACCCTATCCAGCGCTCGGAGATTATCTCTAAGCTTGAGGAGAAGGGGATAGACTTTGACGAGCTGGCGGTCTCTGCCAACCAGCCTGCTGCCGACCCGTTTGACCTACTCTGCCATATAGCCTTCAATGCGCCTCTACGCACAAGGCGGGAGCGGGCAGACAGGCTCCGTAAGGATAAAAAGGACTTTTTCGACCAGTATGGCCCAGAGGCGAAAGCCATATTGAATGAGCTTCTTGAGAAATACGCCGAGCACGGCACGGCCCAGTTCGTTATCCCTGACGTATTGAAGATACCGCCCATATCGGACCACGGCAACGTAATGGAGATTGCCGGGTTGTTCGGCGGCCCGGAAAGGTTAAGGGATGCTGTCAATCAACTTCAAACACTCCTTTATCAAGATTGA
- a CDS encoding DUF5659 domain-containing protein — translation MRQPYRQTADEFSTRDLYIASVLKQAGIPILRIEDSNGRGVFVFQSCKEIAALTKDYYNGALRVDPQGLFAAWKALKSAVYSAIRDVR, via the coding sequence ATGAGACAACCCTACCGGCAAACCGCAGACGAATTTTCCACAAGAGATCTATACATAGCCTCGGTACTCAAGCAGGCTGGTATCCCGATTCTCCGGATTGAGGACAGCAACGGCCGGGGCGTCTTTGTCTTCCAGTCCTGCAAGGAGATAGCCGCGCTCACGAAGGATTACTACAACGGCGCACTCCGGGTAGATCCGCAGGGGCTCTTCGCCGCATGGAAAGCCCTTAAATCGGCAGTATATTCGGCAATTCGGGACGTAAGGTGA